A window of the Lactuca sativa cultivar Salinas chromosome 5, Lsat_Salinas_v11, whole genome shotgun sequence genome harbors these coding sequences:
- the LOC111910124 gene encoding deoxypodophyllotoxin synthase — protein sequence MAPNPNKLPVITFNTKTLNRSNGAWQSTSHTVRGALENYGCFILATDKVSSDLRDTMFELANDLFHLPMETKVKNTSDLLGFGYGKYASMPLWEYFGIKGGATIEGTQSFTDLLFPSGHKVFCETAFEYMKLLSEIDHCVMRMVFDSYGVDAKECDRLIDSTLYLSRFMKYRSPREGEGIMGLFPHSDKSFLAVLDDDLKGLEIQMKNGEWIYPEPSPSTFIVLAGEPFMAWSNGRIHAPVHQVAMRTSEKEVVRNSLGLFSFMRATVEVPQKLVDDEEHYLQFMPFNQIEFLKYVTTEEGKASKCAIKSYCGVTTGAGAD from the exons ATGGCTCCCAACCCAAACAAGCTTCCTGTCATAACCTTCAATACAAAAACCTTAAACCGTAGCAATGGTGCTTGGCAATCAACGTCTCACACCGTGCGGGGAGCCCTCGAAAACTACGGCTGTTTCATCCTGGCCACCGATAAAGTCTCTTCAGATCTACGTGACACCATGTTCGAGCTCGCTAACGATTTGTTTCATCTACCTATGGAAACCAAGGTGAAGAACACTTCTGATCTCCTTGGTTTCGGATACGGGAAATATGCATCCATGCCTCTTTGGGAGTACTTCGGCATCAAAGGTGGAGCCACCATTGAAGGCACCCAAAGCTTTACTGATCTTCTCTTTCCTTCAGGCCACAAAGTCTTCTG CGAGACTGCATTCGAGTACATGAAACTGTTATCAGAAATCGATCATTGCGTGATGAGAATGGTGTTTGATAGCTACGGGGTTGACGCCAAGGAATGTGACCGTTTGATTGACTCTACGTTGTACTTGTCTAGATTCATGAAGTATCGGTCACCACGTGAGGGAGAAGGCATTATGGGTCTTTTCCCTCACTCCGACAAGAGTTTCTTAGCAGTTTTAGACGACGACCTCAAAGGATTAGAGATCCAGATGAAAAATGGAGAGTGGATATATCCTGAGCCCTCTCCATCAACGTTCATTGTCTTAGCCGGAGAACCCTTCATG GCATGGAGTAACGGGAGGATTCATGCGCCAGTGCATCAAGTGGCGATGAGAACATCGGAGAAAGAAGTTGTTAGGAATTCGTTGGGGCTATTTTCGTTTATGAGGGCGACAGTGGAGGTGCCTCAGAAATTGGTGGACGATGAAGAACACTATTTGCAATTCATGCCTTTTAATCAAATTGAATTCTTAAAGTATGTGACCACGGAGGAGGGAAAGGCATCCAAATGCGCGATCAAATCCTACTGTGGCGTTACCACCGGCGCCGGCGCGGACTAG